The DNA window ATATCGGTGGGCAGAGTCTCACCTCTGGTCAGATTGGCGACGGCCTCCGGATCGACTGCCTTCACTGAAGGGGTAGTCAGACCGGGAGCACTCCCGGGTGCAGCATGTTGAGGTGCCGCACTCGCGGCCGTCTGCTGTCCTGGAGCAGGGTTAGCAGGTGCGCCGAGTGAACTCTTGATCGCGTCGAGTTGAGCCTGCACTGCGGCAAGCGTCTCTTCAAGTTGCCGGACCCGCGCAGCAAGGGCAACCTTATCAGAATCAATGGTTGAAGTCTGCGCCGAAATGGGCAGGGCCATTCCTATCAGTAGAGCCACAACCGCAGAGATCGCCCATCGCGACATCACCGCCGTCGCTTCTTTGCCTCTAGCTGCCAAAACTTTCTTACCCATCGAATCAACTGCCTCTCAACCACAGAATGAGCCACCGCCTCGCTATCGCCATCTTTGGTTGACTTGATCAGGTCTACAAAGGCAATCTGTCTCCGAAGTTGTACGTCTCCAGTGCGTAAACGCACGCAGAGGTTGGAGATGTACTGGCGGGCAAGACAGTCCGAACGTGACCGCTCCAGGCATCACGTTCACCTCGCCGTCCAGCACTAAGCAGACCGCTTGATTGCCTGCGCGCCCTTCGAGACCAGCTTCACGATAGCCGCTGGAATTCCCGGCAACGGCAGCACCTGTTCCACCGCCTTGAGCCTCTCGGCCTCTCTCGGCATTCCGTAGACGACACAAGTCTGCTCGTTCTGCGAGATCGTTCTTGCGCCGGCATTCCGCATACTTAGCAGACCCTGCGCTCCATCAGCACCCATCCCTGTAAGCAACACGCCGACCGCGCGTGACTTCGCCGTATTGGCGACCGATGCGAACATAACGTCGACTGCAGGCCGCTGATAACAGATCTTGGGGCCGTCTTGAACCTGGACGAAATAACCTCCGGCCCTTGCGCGCAACACCATGTGGAAGTCGCCGGGAGCCACGAGCGCGCGTCCCGGACGAACTTCGTCTCCGTCCTCGGCCTCCTTGACTTCAAACGGGCATGAAGCGTCCAACCGTCGGGCGAACGAGGTCGAGAACTGTTTGGGAATATGTTGGGTGATGACAATCCCCGGTATGTTCGCGGGCAACTGCATCAGAACATCGCGAATGGCCTCGGTGCCTCCGGTCGACGCACCGATAGCGATGACCATGTCATTCTGCATCAGGCTCGGCGCTTGGGGCGGTGGCGGCGGTACCACAAATTGCTTCGATGCGGGCGCTGAAACCCTGGCACCAGCGGCCGCGCGTAGCTTCTGCGCCAGTCCTTCCCTCAACTCCCCAATGGAGTAGGGGCCGCCGGGCTTTTCCATCACTTCAACCGCGCCACTTGCTAGCGCCTCAAGAGAGATCTCGCAGGAAGCCTTCGTCAGCGAACTTATAATAATCACGGGTAGAGGATGAAACTTCATCAGCTTCTTCAGGAAGGTCAAACCGTCCATGCGCGGCATCTCGATGTCGAGCGTGATAACGTCCGGCTTCAGCGCCAGGATCTTGTCACGTGCGACATAGGGATCCGGAGCCGTAGCGACAACTTCCATGTCCGACTCCATGGCGATCGTGTCCGAAAGTATCTTGCGGACGATCGCCGAGTCATCCACCACCATTACCTTGATCTTGCCGTTCGGTGCGCTCATGCGGTGGCCTGAAGTTCCAGCCACGTGTAGATGAGGCCTTCGTCGGTTGCGTACGTACCTTCAATTCGACCGTTCTTCACGGGCGATTCCGTGCCGGGCAGAACATGCCTCGGAGTGGACAGCGTGAACGCCTGCCTGGAATCAATCTGCGCCAGCAGGGTGCCGCACACCATATTCGTGAGCTCACAGACAACCTCGACCGTCTGCTTATCGTTGAGGTCTATCTCGTCTTCTCCAAGGAAGTTGGCAGCCATCACAGCAGCTGTTGAAGGGGGGACCGCTATGCCAAAGGTGCCTCCCGGGAGACCGACAAATCCTAGCTCGCCGCGGATCCAGTCCGAGCGATCGCTGTCGCTCGCATCCGCCGCCTCGCCCTCGGAGGAGATGAAGCACATCGATTCGAGGACCTCAGCAACCGCACTTTCCATGAACGGCTTCAATTCAATCGCTTGCATCTTAAGCACACCTCGCCGTCATCTTTGTTAGTGCATACCCAAGCGTCCTCGGTACAAACGGCTTGGTCACATAACCCTTCGCTCCCAGGGCCATCATCCTTTGCATTCTTTCCTCGCTGCGATCGGTCGAGACAACAAGCACGAGAAGATGCTGGTAGTCCGGAGTGACTGAAATCCGCTCCATCAGCTCCTCACCATTCATGTTGGGCATATTGATGTCCGTGAATACGATATCCACGCGCTCCTTCTCAAGGACCGTCAGAGCCTCCAATCCATCGCCGGCTTCCAGGCACTGTTCCGTGACGAAGCCAGACTGCCCCAGCATCTTCTTAATAACCTTCCGCATCCCCGGTGAGTCATCGACGATCAGTACGTTATAGGCCATATACTTCTCTCCGCTCCGTGTGTCCCTGATGAATCTCGTGCTGCCCTCGACCGAATGAGACGACAATCTTTCCGGTCGCGATCTCGAGGCGGGCCGTCCTCGGGGCCGTCCCGCCTACCTCTTCGTGATGAAGCATGACTCCAGCCTTCCATAAGATCTTTCGCATCGACGTCAGGTTTCGCTTGCCAATGCTAAAGGAGTCATTCGTCCCTAAAATCTGTGCTCCGCCCAACGCGGTTACTTGGATACGTTCTTTCTTAGCGCCCGCCCTATAGGCGGTGTGAAAGAGAAGCGGAATTCCCGTGTCTGCGAACATAAATGGCTTTTGCTGGGCTCGCTCCTTGTCCATGGTGGAGTCCGGCAACATGTAATGCAGCAACCCTCCAACGTGCGATACAGGATCATAAATAATCAATCCAACACAGGAACCAAGAGCGTGTGTCGCGATCACAGCGTTAGGATCTCCGGATACGGCACAGTCGCTGATGCCTACAGTAAGAACATTGCTCATCGCGTTCCTGTCGATACTCTGCGTGGAACACCCGCCTTCCCGATTCTCGATCCACCTGGCTTGCGGTACGTCGCCGTGCAGACGTACTCCAGTGAATGGGTAATTCCGTTCAAGCTCTCAGCATGCCCAATGAACAAATACCCTCCTGGGAGTAGCCGCGATACAAGATTGTCGACAACGAGCTGCTGCGTCTGTTGGTCGAAATAGATCATTACGTTTCGGCAAAAGATCACCTGAAAGGGTCCAATCGATGGACATTGCTCCAACAGGTTCCACTGACGGAACGTGATGAGCTTCTTCGTCTCCGCCTTCACCATGCACTGGCTGGCATATTGGCCGGTGCCTTTCATAAGGCACTCGCGGCGCATCTCGGGGGACACTGCTTCCACTGACGTGAGGGGATACAACCCCTTCTTGGCCTTCTCAAGAACGCGGGTCGAAATATCGGTAGCGGTTATCGCGAGTCTGGAGTAAGCCTTTTGCCCCAGAGCTTCGATCACCGTGAAGGCGATCGTGTAAGGCTCCTCGCCCGTAGAACATGCCGCGCTCCAGATAGCGACCTCGCCCTGCTCAGGCAACTCCGGAAGAACAACCTCGCGGATGAAGTCGAAGTGGCGGGACTCACGATAGAAGCTTGTATGGTTCGTCGTCAGGGCGTCGATCATCTCGGTGAACATGGCTCCCGAGGAATCTGCCTCCACCTGATCGCAGTATTGCGTGAAAGAGGACAGTTGCAACAACCGGATCTTCTTCCCAAGACGCGAAGAGACAAGAATGTGCTTGCCCTTAAGGTCGACGCCACAAAACTCGTAGGCCATCCGCCTTATCCGCTCAAACTCGTTGGGGCGCATCTCGACAGCGCTTGAAGGTACGGGAGAGGCTTCAGCAATCATCGTCTTCTCCCCCTGTAGATTCCGTCTGTATCGAGGATGAGTCCCACTCTCCCGTCACCAAGGACGGCACAGCCTGAGAATCCTGACGCATCCTGGAACGTCTCGCCGAGGCTCTTGATGACGACCTCCTGCTTACCCAACAGATCGTCGACGAGCATGCAGTAAAGCTTGCTTTCAGACTCAACGACCACCAGCAAACCTTCGCTTGGAGTGTCGATCTTTGACTTCACCCCTAGCCTCTGATTAAGCCTGACAATGGGGAGAAGCTGTTCGCGCACGAGGACCATCTCTTCCTTACCCTCAACGCTGAACAGCGTGCTGGCCAGGGGCTGGAAGATCTCGCGTACAACCGAAAGCGGAACAATATAGTGATTGTTGCCGACCGCGACCACGAGGCCGTCGATGATGGCCAGCGTCAGCGGAAGCTTCAACAGGAAGGTTGTGCCTTTACCAAGCTCGGACTGGGTCTCGATACGTCCACGCAACTTTTCGACGTTCCGGCGCACGACATCCATGCCAACGCCTCGTCCCGAGACGTCGGTGATCTTCTCGGCCGTCGAGAAGCCCGGCGCGAAGATGAGTTGGTAGACCTCGAGCTCGGTCAGTTGGGCGTTGGCCGAGATGATCTCTTTTTCTTCAGCCTTTGCGCGGATCTTTCCTGCGTTGAGTCCGCGTCCGTCATCAGATATCTCGATGACAATCTGTCCACCCTGGTGATAGGCAGCCAGCTTGATAATTGCCACCGGAGCCTTCCCGGCGGCGACGCGCTCTTCGGGCGACTCGATGCCGTGGTCGACCGAGTTACGAACCATGTGCAAAAGCGGGTCGGAGAGCTCTTCCGCAACCGTCTTGTCGACTTCTGTGTCGGTTCCCGAGGTCTGCAGCACAACCTGCTTCCCAGCCTTGCGCGATAGGTCACGAATAACCCGCTCAATCTTCTGGAACAGATTCGCGACAGGCACCATCCGCATGCTCATCGTCGCGCGCTGTACCTCAGCGGTGACACGGGCCAGATGCGACAGGTCGCCGATCAGACGGGAGTCTGTGGAACTCAACAGAACGTGGCTATGGCGGATCAGCGACTGAGCAATCACCATCTCGCCGACCATGTCCATCAGGTAGTCGAGCTTGGCCGTCTCGACACGCACAGATCCGGAGTCAGGGGTCTTCGTGGGTTCGGGCGGCCGAGCGGCCTCGACTGGCTTCGCAGGAACGACAGCGCGAGACTCTACGGGGGCTGGCTGGGTTGGTTTCGCCGGGGCAACTGCGACTACTTCTACCGGTGCGACCTTCGGAGCCGACGCAGGAGGCGCAGGGGTAACGGCAACTGGCTCACGCTTTGGGGCCTCAGGCGCTGCAACAACAGAAGGTGCCGCTGGGAAGAAGTCGTCTTCCTCCTCGTCAGCCTGTTGAACTGGCTCAGGAATAGCTGCCGCTGGTTGCGCTGACTGCGTGCTCGCTGAGCCTGTTGCCTTCTTCGTTGTCTTCCCTTTGGCTGCAGCTTTCTTTGTCTCTTTGACCGCGGCTTTGGCGACGGAAGCTGCGGGTTCTACTGGTGCTACGGCTGCAGCTGGTTCGACCGGAGCGGCCTTTGCGACGGGCTGAGCCGGCTCCGGAGGAGCAGTTTCCTGTTGAAGCCCTTGGCTTGTCAAGGCAACCAACCGGATCCTCGCGACCAGGTCGCTGCTATCCGCCGGGTCAGCAGATTCCGCTCCGCCCAGTACGCGATCGATCGATGCCATCTCGACCAGAAGAAAGTCCGCGCTTGCCAGGACAACATCGACAATGGGTGTATCGATTCGGATCTTTTCATTACGCGCCAGATCGAGCAAAGTCTCCACTTCATGCGCTACCGACTGCATGACGGAGAAGCCGAGAAAGCCGGCTAGCCCTTTGATCGTGTGGAAGGCGCGAAAGACCGCATGGATAATCTCCATCGCCCCTGGATCGCGCTCCAGCGTAAGAAGCTGTCCCTCGATCAGCGAAAGGTGCTCGCGCGCTTCGACCAGGAAGTCCGCGATCAGCTCTGCATCGTCACCAAGAGAGGCGTAAGGAGGTGCCGCGTTAGCTGGAAGGCCTGCTTTTTCATTGCTGATCATAAGGCGTAGCTCATCGATCCCAGTCTTAAGAATTCCTTCGATATCTTTCCCGGTTCCGTTGGTAAGAGAATCCACCAAATCAACCGTCCGGTCTGCGAGCTTGTCGCAATCTCCCTGTCGCGCTTGTTCACCGAGCTGCCGAAGATCTGCAAGAACTGTGGCACCGATTCCCTCCACCATGATGCGGACCGACACCTGATTGAGGGACTCCTCCAACGCCGCAGCGGCGGTAGCCCTCGATTGATCCTTTGCAGACGCCGGCATATTCTTCTCTCTCGATACCGCTTGGTGACGCTCGCAACTACGACACTGACCGCCTCATCTATCTCTTTGAGGTCAGATGGCCCGGCTAAAACGACTGGAAGCTCTCTTCCATCGGAAACGGATCTGCTTCAGTGGCCGCCGACGTTGCCGGCGAAGGGGACTTGATGCTCGGACTCGTCGTTCGCAGACGATCGCTGGCAAAGCTCTTCGTAGAGGTCTTGACGGGAGGACGGTAGAGTTTCACAGCAGGTTTCGGACGACGTGTGCTGCGAAGGGAGACGCTCGGCGCATTCGCATTGCCACCCACCATTTCGTGGAGGCGGGCGATGACGTCCTTCAACGTCTCGGACTGCGCGCTGAGCTCCTCGGCTGCCGCCGCGCTCTCTTCCGCGCTTGCCGCATTGGTCTGCGTGACCTGCTCCATCTGAACGATGGCCCGGCCGATCTGGTCGATTCCGCGAGACTGTTCTTCGCTGCCGAGGCTGACCTCATCGACCATCACCTTGACTTTGGCAGAGTCCTCGGTCACTGCGCGAATCGCGAGTGCCACCTGGTCGACCTTTACCTTGCCTTCGCCCGAGCGCGTGATGGAGTCTTCAATCAGGGAGGCTGTGTCTTTGGCCGCCTGCGCGCTGCGTTGTGCCAGACTACGAACCTCATCGGCTACGACTGCAAAGCCCATGCCAGCCTCACCCGCCCGTGCCGCTTCAACTGCAGCGTTCAGCGCAAGGATGTTGGTCTGGAAGGCAATCTCGTCGATCACCTTGATGATCTTCGATATCTTGCCGCTCGAATCTGTGATCAAGTCCATTGAGATGACCATATCCTCCAGATACCGGTTCGCCTGGTTGACCTTTTCCTGAGAGCGAGCGAGCAGCTCTGCTGTAGAACGCGAGTTGTCTGTGTTCTTGCGGGCCATGGAGTTGATCTCCTCGGAGGACGCGGAGGTCTCTTCGAGAGATGCAGCCTGCTGTGACGCGCCCTGGGCAAGCGACTGGCTGGACGACGAGACCTGGCCAGCGGCTGTCGCCACTTGCTCCGCACCGTCGTTCAGTTCCGCAATGCTGCCCTGAAGGACAGTATTGATGCTCCGAACGACCCAGATCACCCCGCAGCCGACTGCAATGGCAAGCAGCATCATGGTGATGTTCAGGTAGCGTGCTGGCGAAATGCCGCTTACGGCTTCAGTGCCGTACGCAGCAACTACCTTATTCTCTTCCTGCGCTATCTCATCGCCCGCGTCGCTGATCGGTGTCGCTACTGGTGAAACCTTGTCCCGGAATAGAGCATCTGCCGCTGGGAGATTGCCCTTTTCAATTGAATCGTAGTCTTCAGATATTCCCTGAGAGAGCGTTGGTATCTTATCTACGATATTCGACTGCAGCTTCTGGCGGAGATCAGCGCTGGATGTCAGTGTCTCGAACTCTTCGGCTTCCCTTTTCATCCGGTCTAGCTCGGTCACGGCAACCTGATGAAGCCGGTTGACCTCCGCAGTCTGGTTCGTGTGCGCATTCAGGTTCATCCCTCGCGCGGAACCAAGGATATCGGAGCTCAGATTATTGATGTCTCCCGAAAGGTAGAGGCAGCGCGCACTCACCACGGAAAGGTGCGTTACGTTTTCTCCCAGATTTCCCAGATTGCGGAGAGAGACGACACCCATCAGCAGGCTAATAAAGAGTGCAGCTCCAAATCCAGTGTAGAGTTTCTTGGCGATTGTCATCTCTTTCCTCACGCTCCTATGACTATTTCGAATCTATTTCTAAGTACCTGCCTAGTTGCGCATCCCGAGACGTTCGAGTTGATTGCCATGGAGCACCTGGTCAATATCGAGCACGATCTTGACGCGGCCCTTGACCTTCGCCATGCCGCTCACATAAGGCATTACGCCATCGAGCCCAAAGTCCGGGCTATCTTCGATATCTTCAGGGTTGAAGGTGAGCACCTCCACTACGCCGTCGACCACGATGCCTACCGGCTGCTCGCCTCCGTCCACCTGCATGCGAACCACAACGATGCACGTGAGCTCCGTATCTTCGCGGTCCTCGATCCCAAACTTGCGACGCAGATTGATCACCGGAATGATCTTTCCGCGAAGATTGATGACGCCCTGGACGAAGGATGGAGTCTGCGGCACGGTGGTGATTGCCTGCATCTTCATAATCTCCTTCACGTTCATCACGTTGATGGCGAATTCCTCGTTGCCGAGCTGAAAGATGAGGTGCTTTCCGCCAATCTGCTTGACGGGTAGCGGAGCGATCTTGATGGATGGGGTGTTGATTGCGGTTGCCATAGTGTCCTCGGGCCTTATCTATCGGTAATTTTCTGCTGTTCCCTCAGCGCTGGTAATGGTACTTCCGGGTGATTTCGCGGGCCAAAAGGGTGTAGCTTATCGAGACTTGACGCTTTTTGTGAGTGCGCAGCGCCCTGCTAGCGTCGACTGACATGGGCCAACCGGGGGAAGAATCCGTCATGGCGGATCGAGTAACCGACGGTGATGAGCGTGTGATAGCCGTCCGAGTCTTTGAGATATCCGGTGCGAAGATCGAACTGCATGAGGTTCTTGTGGATGAGCGCAAAGCCGCCATCGACAACATACTCCAGGCTTCCGTTCTGCAATACCGTGGGAGCATACTCGGCGAACGCTGTAACAGTGCTAGTCAAGCTGCGTCCCCCCGCCACGCTGGGGGCCCAGCTCGGTCGACGCGCACCGGCGAGACTGGTCAGCGTGGCCCCGGCGACTTCATTGACGAAGTATTTCTTGCCGATGGTCTGCGTCCATATCGCGGTCGCAGCGGGATCATAGCTGCCGGATGTCCATTTCGGGCCTCCAAAGGGGAGGCTCAGTGCAACGATCGCGGACCTTGGAACCACCTGGTTTGCCTTGCCCAGGCCCAGTTTCACGCTGAAGGCGGGGTCCATGATTTGAAAAGATGCGCTATGCGGCGTGGGCGACTTCTGATACATTTCATCGCTCCACATATAGCGGATCTCGAAACGTTCGGACAATCCAAGACGCACAAGGGTTTCGGGTAGGTCACCAGTAAATTGCGTTCTCTGGAAGCTGACACCGGCACCGTTCTCGAACTGGAGGCTCCCAGGGGGAATCAGGTCGGGGGAATCTCCGACGGTTGGCCGTTCGGTAGAGATTGCGGGCGATTCGATCTCTTGCGCATTTCCCGCGAGGGTGGAGATAAGGATCAGACCTAAGAGGCAAATTGCGCTGACGTTCGCGCTGAATAGGTTCATAGAGGGCATCTTGAGCTCGATTCAGGTGTTGAGCTTTATAAAATCTTTACAAGTTAGAGCCCCTCCCTATCGGCACCTGCGATTGCTGATTCATATCACTATCGTGTTATGGGAACCGCCTTTCCACCCCCGATCAGCAATCCTCGCCTGAAATTTCTAAATGCAGATGCCGATAGAAGTCATGCTTACGGCGCCGTCGATTTTCGAAGACGTTGGCAAATCAAGGAGTAATTGGATGGACATTCTACTGGTGGACGACAGCAAGACGATGCGTATGCTTGTGCAGCGGGCCATTCGTCAGGCAGGTTACAGGGGCCTCTCATTTGGCGAGGCGGAGAACGGCGTCCAAGCGCTTGAATCGATGCATCAGGAGAAACCGAAGCTCGTCCTTTCAGACTGGAATATGCCTGAGATGTCAGGCATCGAGCTCTTACAGTCACTGCGCAAAGAGGGAAACAAGACTCCCTTTGGATTCATCACGTCGGAGAGCTCCGCTGAGATCAGGGATATGGCCATCAGCAACGGAGCAAGCTTCCTGTTAACCAAGCCCTTCAATCCGGACGATGTGCAGGCTGCCCTCGATCCCTTTCTGGAAGGCTGCTGATCATGGCCGAACCGAAGCCGTTCACTATCGCGAAGCTGTTCACTGATCTCACTGGACAGAACGTCAATTTCACGCAGATATTGAAAGCCCCCTTGACAAAGGCCGCTCAAGCCTACGGGGTGTACCTGATCAAGCCCATGGATTCGATCCGGGTGGTTCAAGTTGACCTTCCCTTGCTCGGCTCGTTCGGCGGCGCTCTGTTAGGTCTTCCCTCACAGACGGTGAAGGAAAGTCTGGCAGCTCCCTCGCTCGATGAGCCATTACGTGATGCAATCCACGAAGTGCTCAACGTGGCTTCTACGATTGTCTCCATCGACGACAGGGCGGTATTCCAGACGATGCACTTTGGTGCCGATTCACTCCCAACGGGCGTCGCAGATTCCTTGAAGAACCCGGCATTCCGCTCCTACTTCACCGTGACGATGAACGGCTATGAAGGTGGCGCGTTTTCGATCTTTGCTCCAATCTAGATGTTCGCGTACGAGAGAGCTCCGATCAATCGCCTTAAACCGATCGGAGCCAACCTATTAAGGCGGTTAGGTGAAAGATGCTGACAGTCTATGACGTCGAGGTGTTTCTAAGCGCAACCGCAAACATAGCCGATGTGAACAAGCTGAAGGATCACTTCAAAGCCTTGTCGATCAACTCAATCGGCCTGGATTGCGATGGCTCCCGATCCAGGTCCGAGAACTTGTCCTTCTCGATTTATGGGGATATTGGTCCCTTCATGATGAAGAGAATGGCGTTGGAGTGTACGGAAAACGTCTTTCCCGGCTGCATCGTCGATCTATCGGAGCGCCGATAGCTGTCGGTCGCGTCCCAGCGAGTTCATCCGGATTTCGATGCAGGCCTGCGGAGCAGGGTTTGCATAACCTTCCTTCTTGGGCCGTGGGGCACCAAGAGCTTCCCTTCACAAGCTGCTTCTGTCGGCGTTCCTGGTATCGCGCAAACCAGCGCGCAGCTACGTCAGCGGTCGTCCGACTCTCCGCCTCAATCTCCCACGGCCATGGCTGCGCTCTCGCGGCGCAGACGTTGCCTTAATTTCATCGGCCACTGATGATCCATGCACGGCTTCTCCACCAGCAGGAAGAAGATCGTGCAGCAGACCGAGATCAGTCCCAGGCTCACCGCCCATATCATTGCGGCGCTGTGCAGCTTCATCGCCACGACGCCAATGATCTGCTGGTGGATCAGATAGATCG is part of the Granulicella aggregans genome and encodes:
- a CDS encoding chemotaxis protein CheD, with amino-acid sequence MSNVLTVGISDCAVSGDPNAVIATHALGSCVGLIIYDPVSHVGGLLHYMLPDSTMDKERAQQKPFMFADTGIPLLFHTAYRAGAKKERIQVTALGGAQILGTNDSFSIGKRNLTSMRKILWKAGVMLHHEEVGGTAPRTARLEIATGKIVVSFGRGQHEIHQGHTERREVYGL
- a CDS encoding chemotaxis protein CheX — its product is MESAVAEVLESMCFISSEGEAADASDSDRSDWIRGELGFVGLPGGTFGIAVPPSTAAVMAANFLGEDEIDLNDKQTVEVVCELTNMVCGTLLAQIDSRQAFTLSTPRHVLPGTESPVKNGRIEGTYATDEGLIYTWLELQATA
- a CDS encoding chemotaxis protein CheW; amino-acid sequence: MATAINTPSIKIAPLPVKQIGGKHLIFQLGNEEFAINVMNVKEIMKMQAITTVPQTPSFVQGVINLRGKIIPVINLRRKFGIEDREDTELTCIVVVRMQVDGGEQPVGIVVDGVVEVLTFNPEDIEDSPDFGLDGVMPYVSGMAKVKGRVKIVLDIDQVLHGNQLERLGMRN
- a CDS encoding response regulator, which gives rise to MAYNVLIVDDSPGMRKVIKKMLGQSGFVTEQCLEAGDGLEALTVLEKERVDIVFTDINMPNMNGEELMERISVTPDYQHLLVLVVSTDRSEERMQRMMALGAKGYVTKPFVPRTLGYALTKMTARCA
- a CDS encoding HAMP domain-containing methyl-accepting chemotaxis protein: MTIAKKLYTGFGAALFISLLMGVVSLRNLGNLGENVTHLSVVSARCLYLSGDINNLSSDILGSARGMNLNAHTNQTAEVNRLHQVAVTELDRMKREAEEFETLTSSADLRQKLQSNIVDKIPTLSQGISEDYDSIEKGNLPAADALFRDKVSPVATPISDAGDEIAQEENKVVAAYGTEAVSGISPARYLNITMMLLAIAVGCGVIWVVRSINTVLQGSIAELNDGAEQVATAAGQVSSSSQSLAQGASQQAASLEETSASSEEINSMARKNTDNSRSTAELLARSQEKVNQANRYLEDMVISMDLITDSSGKISKIIKVIDEIAFQTNILALNAAVEAARAGEAGMGFAVVADEVRSLAQRSAQAAKDTASLIEDSITRSGEGKVKVDQVALAIRAVTEDSAKVKVMVDEVSLGSEEQSRGIDQIGRAIVQMEQVTQTNAASAEESAAAAEELSAQSETLKDVIARLHEMVGGNANAPSVSLRSTRRPKPAVKLYRPPVKTSTKSFASDRLRTTSPSIKSPSPATSAATEADPFPMEESFQSF
- a CDS encoding response regulator; this translates as MQMPIEVMLTAPSIFEDVGKSRSNWMDILLVDDSKTMRMLVQRAIRQAGYRGLSFGEAENGVQALESMHQEKPKLVLSDWNMPEMSGIELLQSLRKEGNKTPFGFITSESSAEIRDMAISNGASFLLTKPFNPDDVQAALDPFLEGC
- a CDS encoding protein-glutamate methylesterase/protein-glutamine glutaminase; the protein is MSAPNGKIKVMVVDDSAIVRKILSDTIAMESDMEVVATAPDPYVARDKILALKPDVITLDIEMPRMDGLTFLKKLMKFHPLPVIIISSLTKASCEISLEALASGAVEVMEKPGGPYSIGELREGLAQKLRAAAGARVSAPASKQFVVPPPPPQAPSLMQNDMVIAIGASTGGTEAIRDVLMQLPANIPGIVITQHIPKQFSTSFARRLDASCPFEVKEAEDGDEVRPGRALVAPGDFHMVLRARAGGYFVQVQDGPKICYQRPAVDVMFASVANTAKSRAVGVLLTGMGADGAQGLLSMRNAGARTISQNEQTCVVYGMPREAERLKAVEQVLPLPGIPAAIVKLVSKGAQAIKRSA
- a CDS encoding chemotaxis protein CheA translates to MPASAKDQSRATAAAALEESLNQVSVRIMVEGIGATVLADLRQLGEQARQGDCDKLADRTVDLVDSLTNGTGKDIEGILKTGIDELRLMISNEKAGLPANAAPPYASLGDDAELIADFLVEAREHLSLIEGQLLTLERDPGAMEIIHAVFRAFHTIKGLAGFLGFSVMQSVAHEVETLLDLARNEKIRIDTPIVDVVLASADFLLVEMASIDRVLGGAESADPADSSDLVARIRLVALTSQGLQQETAPPEPAQPVAKAAPVEPAAAVAPVEPAASVAKAAVKETKKAAAKGKTTKKATGSASTQSAQPAAAIPEPVQQADEEEDDFFPAAPSVVAAPEAPKREPVAVTPAPPASAPKVAPVEVVAVAPAKPTQPAPVESRAVVPAKPVEAARPPEPTKTPDSGSVRVETAKLDYLMDMVGEMVIAQSLIRHSHVLLSSTDSRLIGDLSHLARVTAEVQRATMSMRMVPVANLFQKIERVIRDLSRKAGKQVVLQTSGTDTEVDKTVAEELSDPLLHMVRNSVDHGIESPEERVAAGKAPVAIIKLAAYHQGGQIVIEISDDGRGLNAGKIRAKAEEKEIISANAQLTELEVYQLIFAPGFSTAEKITDVSGRGVGMDVVRRNVEKLRGRIETQSELGKGTTFLLKLPLTLAIIDGLVVAVGNNHYIVPLSVVREIFQPLASTLFSVEGKEEMVLVREQLLPIVRLNQRLGVKSKIDTPSEGLLVVVESESKLYCMLVDDLLGKQEVVIKSLGETFQDASGFSGCAVLGDGRVGLILDTDGIYRGRRR
- a CDS encoding CheR family methyltransferase; translation: MIAEASPVPSSAVEMRPNEFERIRRMAYEFCGVDLKGKHILVSSRLGKKIRLLQLSSFTQYCDQVEADSSGAMFTEMIDALTTNHTSFYRESRHFDFIREVVLPELPEQGEVAIWSAACSTGEEPYTIAFTVIEALGQKAYSRLAITATDISTRVLEKAKKGLYPLTSVEAVSPEMRRECLMKGTGQYASQCMVKAETKKLITFRQWNLLEQCPSIGPFQVIFCRNVMIYFDQQTQQLVVDNLVSRLLPGGYLFIGHAESLNGITHSLEYVCTATYRKPGGSRIGKAGVPRRVSTGTR